A window of the Deltaproteobacteria bacterium genome harbors these coding sequences:
- the tnpA gene encoding IS200/IS605 family transposase encodes MLRGDLGQEVRGLIQQICRAHDVTIIAGHIRPDHVHLLLSVPPHLAPSRVMQAIKGKTSHRLLMDHRKLRAAFWGRHLWSRGYFVCSSSNVTDEMIAEYIRTQDAEPQDDDRFKVSE; translated from the coding sequence GTGCTGAGAGGCGATCTCGGGCAGGAAGTGCGCGGGTTGATCCAGCAGATTTGCCGGGCGCACGACGTGACGATCATCGCGGGGCACATTCGGCCGGATCATGTGCATCTGCTGTTGAGCGTGCCGCCGCATCTGGCTCCGAGTCGGGTGATGCAGGCGATCAAAGGGAAGACGTCGCACCGGCTGTTGATGGACCACCGGAAGTTGAGGGCGGCGTTCTGGGGCCGGCATCTGTGGAGCCGGGGGTACTTCGTGTGCAGCAGCAGCAACGTGACCGATGAGATGATTGCGGAATACATCCGGACGCAAGATGCCGAGCCCCAGGACGACGACCGGTTCAAGGTGAGTGAGTGA